The Pectobacterium wasabiae CFBP 3304 DNA segment GGAATCGGCTTCTGCCGCCGCGGCATTAGAAGAGCAGGCCAGATTTTTGCAGAACGCCGTTGAGGTGTTCAAAATTAATCAGTCGGCTGCGCAGGAACAGCGTGTGGCGAGTGCTCCTTCTCTGGCTGCATTACCGAAATCGCTTCTGCCCAAATCCACCTCCGCTGGTTCATCGAATGCGAATTGGGAAACGTTTTAACTGAGGAGTTGTGCTGCTGGCTAAAAAAAGCGGGCTGTTGATAAAACTATTTACTGAACGAAAACGGCAGTAACGGAATAGAAGAGTAAAGCGTTTGCGCCATGGACAAAGGCGTCAGGAATGCCTTTGAACGTCGCTTGCGACGGCCCTGAAAGGGTGAATCTCATCCCTGAGATTCATATTCGCGCAATCCGAGCTTACATGGACGTACTTGCAGCGTCTTTACGATCTATCCGTTACTACCGCTTTACTGCCTTTGTTGTTTTAACTGGCCAACCCGCTTTAAACGCGTTCGATAATCATGGCGATACCTTGCCCACCGCCGATGCACAGCGTTGCCAACCCCAGCGTTTTGTTATAGCTGTGCAGCGCATGTACCAGCGTGACGAGAATACGCGCACCGCTCGCGCCGATAGGGTGACCCAACGCAATTGCACCGCCGTTAACGTTCACCTTTTCTGGGTCGAGCTGGAGATCGCGCTGTACCGCTAGGAACTGTGCTGCAAAGGCTTCATTGGCTTCAATCAGGTCGATATCACCGATGGTCAACCCAGCCTTGAGCAGTGCTTTCTGCGTCGCCGGAATCGGCCCCAGCCCCATCACTTCACTCGGTACGCCAGCAGACGCCCAACTGCGGATCCGCGCTAGCGGGGTAATGCCCTGTTTTTTCGCTTCGGATTCACGCATTAATACCAGCGTTGCGGCGGCATCGTTAATGCCGGACGCATTTCCTGCGGTGACAGTGCCGTTCGCGGAGAATGCCGGACGTAACGCCGCCAGCGATGCCAGCGTAGTGTCTGCGCGAGGGAATTCATCCCGATCGAAAATCCGCGTCTCTTTTTTGCTGCGCAGCGACAGCGGGGTAATTTCTGCCTTGAAGCGGCCAGCTTCAATCGCGGCGACGGCTTTCTGCTGCGATGCTAGCGCGACCTGATCCTGTTCTTCGCGGGTGAGCTGATAGCGCTCGGCGATATTTTCCGCCGTGGTGCCCATGTGGTAATCGTTAAACGCACACCACAGACCATCGTTAATCATGATGTCGACGAGCTTGCCATCCCCCATCCGATAGCCGTGGCGCGCTTTTTCCAGCAGGTAAGGCGCAGCGCTCATGTTTTCCATCCCGCCCGTCACGCAGACGTGATTATCGCCGGACAGAATAGACTGTGCGCCCAGCACAACGGCTTTCAGGCCGGAGCCGCATACTTTGCTGACGGTCAGCGAGGGCGTTTCAACGGCGATACCGGCGGCCTGGCTGGCCTGGTGCGCCGGGTTTTGTCCCAGACCGG contains these protein-coding regions:
- a CDS encoding acetyl-CoA C-acetyltransferase, whose translation is MNDSVVIVNAKRTAIGKFAGSLANTSAIEMASATIRDCLSTLPDTLAIDEVILGNVLQAGLGQNPAHQASQAAGIAVETPSLTVSKVCGSGLKAVVLGAQSILSGDNHVCVTGGMENMSAAPYLLEKARHGYRMGDGKLVDIMINDGLWCAFNDYHMGTTAENIAERYQLTREEQDQVALASQQKAVAAIEAGRFKAEITPLSLRSKKETRIFDRDEFPRADTTLASLAALRPAFSANGTVTAGNASGINDAAATLVLMRESEAKKQGITPLARIRSWASAGVPSEVMGLGPIPATQKALLKAGLTIGDIDLIEANEAFAAQFLAVQRDLQLDPEKVNVNGGAIALGHPIGASGARILVTLVHALHSYNKTLGLATLCIGGGQGIAMIIERV